Proteins encoded within one genomic window of Aspergillus nidulans FGSC A4 chromosome VII:
- a CDS encoding putative DnaJ domain protein Psi (transcript_id=CADANIAT00008924) — MVAETKLYDALGIKPDASQEDIKKAYRKAALKYHPDKNKDDAKAAEKFKEVSQAYEVLSDPEKRKVYDQFGLEYLLRGGPAPTPGGGGPNPFEGGGMPGGFSFGGMPGGGTRTFHFSTGPGGSGGFQFSSADDIFRNFTKASGGMGGFDDDDIFSMLGGGLGGGARSGGPRFRSSRGASASGNGAGAGFQRQSQRAPTPEPTVVEKQLPLTLEEIMSGCKKTVTVKSKTFDASGKRTVQDVTLEATIKPGLRTGSKIKYRGVGDQEEGGRQDVHLIVTEKEHPNFKRHGDNLITTVDLSLKEALTGWTRIVRTIDGKSLRVSKPGPTPPGYEEKFPGLGMTISKKPSERGDLIVRVNVEFPKTLSSSAKEVLRDILP, encoded by the exons ATGGTCGCAGAAACAAAGTTATACGATGCGCTTGGCATCAAGCCGGACGCTTCGCaggaagatatcaagaaagCCTACCGGAAGGCTGCGTTGAAGTACCATCCAGACAAGAATAAAGATGATGCTAAAGCTGCTGAGAAATTCAAAG AGGTCTCCCAAGCCTACGAAGTCCTCTCAGATCCTGAGAAACGCAAAGTCTATGATCAATTCGGCTTAGAATACCTTCTACGTGGTGGTCCTGCACCAACACCCGGCGGCGGCGGTCCCAACCCCTTCGAGGGAGGCGGCATGCCCGGTGGGTTCTCCTTTGGTGGCATGCCCGGCGGCGGTACGCGCACATTCCACTTCTCAACGGGACCGggcggcagcggcgggtTCCAATTCAGCTCCGCGGACGATATTTTCCGGAACTTCACCAAGGCCAGCGGCGGAATGGGCGGTtttgacgacgatgacatcttctccatgctAGGCGGTGGCCTTGGTGGCGGAGCTCGCAGCGGCGGTCCGCGGTTCCGAAGCAGTCGCGGAGCGAGCGCCAGTGGTAATGGAGCCGGCGCTGGGTTCCAGCGACAGTCGCAGCGGGCGCCAACTCCTGAACCGACGGTCGTGGAGAAGCAGTTGCCGCTGACACTGGAGGAGATTATGAGCGGTTGTAAGAAGACGGTTACTGTGAAGAGCAAGACGTTCGACGCGAGTGGGAAACGGACTGTGCAGGATGTTACGCTGGAAGCGACTATCAAGCCTGGGTTGCGGACCGGATCGAAGATCAAGTATCGGGGTGTCGGCGACCAGGAAGAAGGTGGCCGCCAGGATGTGCATCTCATTGTGACAGAG AAAGAACACCCCAACTTCAAACGCCACGGCGACAACCTCATCACAACCGTCGACCTATCCCTCAAAGAAGCCCTTACAGGTTGGACTCGCATCGTGCGTACCATTGACGGCAAGTCGCTCAGAGTCTCAAAGCCCGGTCCCACGCCGCCTGGGTACGAAGAAAAGTTCCCTGGTCTGGGCATGACAATCTCAAAGAAGCCCAGCGAACGAGGCGATCTCATTGTGCGGGTTAACGTTGAATTCCCAAAGACGTTGAGTTCGAGTGCGAAGGAGGTGCTAAGGGATATTCTTCCTTAA
- a CDS encoding electron transfer flavoprotein subunit beta/FixA family protein (transcript_id=CADANIAT00008925), whose protein sequence is MASGLRILVPVKRVIDYAIKPRINKTRTGVETAGVKHSLNPFDELSIEEAIRLRERKGPLKVDNILALSAGGPKCVDTLRTAMAMGADRAFHIDVPDSNDGGLEPLTVAKTLKAVVEKENINLVILGKQAIDGDQGQTGQMLAGLLGWPQATQASRVEVKDEQGTVEVEHEVDGGVEILKAKLPMVITTDLRLNEPRYASLPNIMKAKKKPLEKLTLKDLGVEDKRRLKTLKVTEPPARQGGGKVEDVDGLISKLKELGAL, encoded by the exons ATGGCCAGTGGACTACGGATCCTCGTCCCCGTCAAGAGGGTGATTGACTACGCG ATAAAACCCCGCATCAACAAAACACGCACGGGCGTCGAAACAGCCGGCGTCAAGCATTCGCTCAACCCCTTCGACGAGCTTTCCATTGAAGAAGCCATCCGCCTGCGCGAGCGCAAAGGCCCTCTGAAAGTTGACAACATCCTTGCCCTCTCCGCTGGTGGCCCCAAATGCGTTGATACTCTGCGCACCGCCATGGCTATGGGCGCCGACCGCGCATTCCACATTGACGTCCCTGACAGCAATGACGGCGGGCTGGAGCCTCTCACCGTCGCAAAGACACTCAAGGCTGTtgtggagaaggagaatattAACCTTGTCATCCTGGGAAAGCAGGCGATCGACGGAGATCAGGGACAGACGGGGCAGATGCTTGCTGGATTGTTGGGGTGGCCGCAGGCGACGCAGGCGAGTCGAGTTGAGGTAAAGGATGAGCAGGGGACCGTTGAGGTGGAACATGAAGTCGACGGTGGTGTTGAGATCCTGAAGGCAAAGTTGCCTATGGTTATCACAACGGATCTGAGACTGAATGAGCCGAGATACGCGAGCTTGCCCAACAttatgaaggcgaagaagaagccgctTGAGAAGTTGACGTTAAAGGATCTCGGGGTCGAGGATAAGAGGAGACTGAAGACTCTAAAGGTTACAG AACCCCCTGCCCGACAGGGCGGTGGCAAGGTCGAGGATGTCGATGGCTTGATTtcgaagctcaaggagcttggtgCTCTGTGA
- the tah18 gene encoding NAPDH-dependent diflavin reductase (transcript_id=CADANIAT00008926): MSGSQSSGSPGSPGPPGPPGRSALVVYGSETGNAQDVAEEVGALAERLHFTTQISELNHVKPESLRSYTIVVFAVSTTGQGDLPANARTFWRSLLLKKLPPTFLSGVRFTWFGLGDSSYPKFNWAARKLYKRLLQLGADEIYPGGEADHQHSSGLEGTFIPWLAGFRKHLLDKYPLPPGQDPIPDDVQLPPKWVLRLRDQEAASEDVSPPDAMGAAVTGDFPDSYRLDNDHRPLHDSLTATLVQNKRVTPQTHWQDVRHLILTVSDPISYAPGDVLTITPKNTAEDVQSLIEMMGWQEQADQLVSLVPRDSTRSTNELPSPPIHSLDSYPRLTLRELLINYLDIRAIPRRSFFAAIAHYTTYEMHKERLLEFTNPEYLDEFWDYTTRPRRSILEILHEFDTVKIPWQHATSTFPIIRARQFSIASGGELKRTSVGGARFELLIAIVKYRTVIKKIREGVCTKYISNLRPGSTLKIQLQRGGLNSSVGQLVGPTMLIGPGTGVAPLRSMLWEKAAIVKSYQEKNPGVDPPIEPTILVYGGRNRAADFFFEDEWQQLSDLIKLKVLTAFSRDQKQKVYVQDVIRENSSLVFNLLHDKGGAVFVCGSSGRMPQAVRETLTEAFQYGNDAGTQPFSRREAEDYLVGMEKTGRYKQETW; encoded by the exons ATGAGCGGGAGCCAGAGCTCAGGCTCACCAGGCTCACCAGGACCGCCAGGACCGCCAGGACGCTCTGCCCTCGTCGTCTATGGCTCCGAAACCGGCAATGCACAGGATGTCGCCGAAGAGGTGGGCGCTCTGGCAGAGCGCCTCCATTTCACAACTCAAATATCCGAGTTGAATCATGTTAAACCG GAGTCGTTAAGGTCGTATACCATTGTCGTCTTTGCCGTTTCGACAACCGGTCAAGGAGATCTGCCGGCCAATGCTCGGACGTTTTGGAGATCGCTGCTtttgaagaagctgccgcCGACTTTTCTGAGTGGAGTGAGATTCACGTGGTTTGGGCTGGGGGATAGCTCGTACCCCAAGTTCAACTGGGCTGCGCGCAAACTGTATAAAAGGTTGTTACAGCTGGGCGCGGATGAGATATACCCTGGTGGAGAAGCAGACCACCAACATTCTTCGGG CTTAGAGGGTACGTTTATTCCTTGGTTGGCAGGGTTTCGGAAGCACTTGCTGGACAAGTATCCTCTTCCCCCGGGGCAGGATCCGATACCAGACGATGTCCAGCTACCGCCAAAATGGGTTCTACGACTTCGAGACCAGGAAGCCGCTTCGGAGGATGTCAGTCCCCCTGATGCAATGGGCGCGGCAGTAACAGGGGATTTTCCTGACTCGTACCGTCTCGACAATGACCATCGGCCACTACACGATAGCTTGACGGCAACTCTCGTCCAGAACAAACGTGTGACCCCGCAGACGCACTGGCAAGACGTGCGTCATCTGATTTTGACTGTCTCCGATCCCATTTCATATGCTCCAGGGGACGTATTAACGATAACCCCGAAGAACACTGCTGAGGATGTCCAAAGTCTCATTGAGATGATGGGCTGGCAGGAGCAAGCGGACCAGCTCGTCTCTTTAGTCCCTCGCGATAGCACTCGTTCGACGAATGAACTGCCTAGTCCGCCCATCCACAGCCTGGATTCCTACCCGCGACTGACCCTGCGCGAACTACTTATCAACTACTTAGATATTAGAGCAATCCCCCGCCGGTCATTCTTCGCAGCAATCGCACACTACACCACATATGAGATGCACAAGGAGCGATTGCTCGAATTTACCAATCCGGAGTATCTTGACGAGTTCTGGGACTACACAACGCGCCCAAGACGTAGTATCCTTGAGATCCTGCACGAGTTCGACACCGTCAAGATCCCGTGGCAGCATGCAACGTCCACGTTTCCAATCATCCGAGCGAGGCAATTCAGCATCGCCAGTGGCGGAGAACTGAAGCGAACTTCAGTAGGCGGGGCAAGATTCGAACTTTTAATCGCCATCGTCAAGTACCGAACCGTGATCAAGAAGATACGAGAAGGAGTCTGCACCAAATATATTTCCAATCTCCGACCAGGAAGCACACTCAAGATCCAGCTGCAACGAGGCGGCCTCAACTCGTCCGTCGGCCAACTAGTCGGCCCTACGATGTTGATAGGACCGGGCACAGGTGTTGCGCCTTTACGATCCATGCTATGGGAAAAAGCCGCGATCGTCAAGTCCTATCAAGAGAAAAACCCCGGCGTAGATCCGCCAATCGAGCCCACGATTCTCGTGTACGGCGGTCGGAATCGAGCCGCGgacttcttcttcgaagacGAATGGCAGCAACTGAGCGACTTAATCAAACTCAAAGTCCTGACGGCGTTTTCGCGAGACCAGAAGCAAAAGGTCTATGTCCAGGATGTTATTCGGGAGAACTCAAGCCTGGTCTTTAATCTCCTGCATGACAAGGGAGGTGCTGTGTTCGTTTGCGGCTCCTCTGGACGGATGCCCCAGGCTGTCCGGGAGACCTTGACAGAGGCGTTCCAGTACGGAAACGATGCCGGGACACAGCCGTTCAGTCgacgagaagctgaagattaCCTAGTTGGGATGGAAAAGACGGGGCGGTATAAACAAGAGACATGGTAG